The Aedes albopictus strain Foshan chromosome 1, AalbF5, whole genome shotgun sequence genomic interval ATTCTGAGCCCTAGTCTTCGTTTTATTTCGGCTCGAATGGTGGCTTCTCGTTGACGGACAGCTTCGTTAGACTTCGCTACGCGCCATGTCGGTTTTTCCATTTCTAGTCGATATGCTACCTTAAGAAACAGTTCCATTGTCCGAATATAGCAATGGAGAGGGGAGAATCCACGAGAGAACTTTTCAGCGTTGGTCTCGTTCAGATCGTTGGTTGCGTCATTCAGATTCTTTCCGCTTTTCCCACAAAATGAGCAGGATTGCGAGTTTGTTTCTGTGAGGTCGTTTACTACCTTAGTATCCATCATACTTAGAATTAACGAAGAATATACAGTAATTGTCCGAccgtcttgaagaatttcagttgGCCTCAGATTTTTTATTTGATCTCGCACTTTCTCAACTTCATTTCGCGTTAGCTgagcagattccttcaaaaaaattagctTGATCGGTCTGCACAACGAAACGGAAGAAGGTAgatcatttttccaaaaaatatctcgTTCGtgctctgagattcttccaattaATTGGAGAGGAACAAGAGCCATCGAAAATATGTGTGAATCATTGTACTCTCGTAATTCACCGTCTTCATCCGTTTCAACAAAGTTTTGCTTATAGCGAGAGTGATTGCTACTGCCATCGCAGCCCCACTTATAGTTAATCTCAAACGTATTACAAGCCGAACCAGCAAGAATACTTCTATGGCTTTCTATTAAGCGTTTGTTTGTGTGGTCAACTAGGGATTGGAGGGGAACTTCGGCTGCTGATGGTTTTATCGTAATACCTGAAAATTATGAATATCTCATGACTATTTTTGCATTCCCATAATTATCTGTCCATAAGCAACATAGattcatttcgatcatgttagATAATAGAAAAGATGTTTTGTGATGCCTTTATAGTGTATGAATGGGCCCTATCTAATGAAATAGAAATTACCTTCAGGATACGTCAGcttcttttcctccaaaaccCGATTGTAGGACGGATACAAATCACACCCTTTCTTCAAATCCGATGCACGAATGTCATTGTATTGACTCTTGGAAAATCCGTTCTTACAAATGAATGCCAAAGCTTCAGTCGGTGAATACTGCTCCACTCCGGCATCACAAGACTTCATAGATTGCTTCAAGCTAGTGGCGGtttctggaaattcagaaatatttttgatgATCTTTGCCGCATCTCTATGTCCGGAACTTGTGGCTCTTGTTGCCGCTGCAAACATCAACTCCTGATACGGAACTTCGACGCTGATATCATGAACTTTTCGCTGCTTCGATTTTGTGCTTGAGGTTTCAAATGATTTACGCGGACGCCCTCTCTTGGTGTTCGACATCGGAAGTTCTTTGAAAGTTTCAAACCCACTCAACCAAATTTTGTTGCGCTCAAAGAAACGGTCTCTTTTCCGGTTGCTCTTTTTCCATGCTGTTGTGAATTTGAGTGCGAAAAAGCTAATTTTCTTTTGAAGTTCTGCAGTATCAATTGTTTTGCCCTGGAACTTGTCAATAACGTACTGACACAAAGATGTTGTAGAACTATCGGTAATGAATTGTTCAGCCAATTCATGGAAGGCGACTTTAAGACCTGGTGGAAAATTTAGTTAGGGAATCTACTTCAAAAGTTGAGAAATTCTGTAACTTACCAACTGACATCTTGCTTTTTTCTGTGGAACGATAACGCACTAACCAAAAATTCAACAGCATGCATGCAGAAAATCATGCTCTGCTGACTAGGCTTCTTTGAACTAGGCTACTTTGATCTAGTCTACTTTGATCTACAATGGAACTGTTTCTTAAGGTAGCATATCGACTAAAAATGGAAAAACCGACATGGCGCGTAGCGAAGTCTAACGAAGCTGTCCGTCAACGAGAAGCCACCATTCGAGCCGAAATAAAACGAAGACTAGGGCTCAGAATTAGCGAACCGTTACCGAGCGGTGGCAACAGCAATGATGGTAATACCTCACGAACGTTCTTCAAAGAATGGCGTACAATCTGCGAAATTACGGGGTTGAATGAAGATCTACTGGAGAGAATGTACATCATTCTAGTTATTATCAACTGTAAGAGTGATATCAACGTGGAAGTATTCCAAAACTACTTGGAAACGACTAGGAAACTTTATATCAGGTAAGATGTAGTTTgacatataataataataaaactaataataatggaattggataataataataatttattctAGCCTATATGGTTGGTATCCGCTGTCTCCAACTCTCCACAAAATTTTGGTCCACGGCGGTGCCATCGCGAAGCACAGTACTGTTCCTGTTGGAATGTTGAGCGAGGAAGCACTGGAGACCCGGAACAAGTCTATCAGAAAGTTCCGAGAATTCCACTCCAGGAAATTCAGCAGAACGGCAAACATCGAAGACGTCTTCCAACGTTTGCTTCTAACATCCGATCCAGTGATTTCCTTGATGAATAGGAAAAACAGCGATTCTCCTTTAAACTCTCTTCCAGCCAAAGCTCAAGAACTTGttattttgaattgaattgaaaagatatgtagttttaatttttatttgttctAAGCTCAATAAACCAAAATATTAAGTATATGCATACTAATCGATTGTTTTTAGAAATCCAACATAGAGAGAAAAGTATGGAACCTTTCATTAGGGTAGCATTGACAGAAGGTTCTTTGAAACGTTGATAGTGTttattttttagttaaaaatccaatttttttaaatatgtttttatgtgttgattcttcaaaaaaacttaGTTCTAGACAATTTTAAAGCATTCAATTGCGCAcctttttgccgaagacatcatacctgtattttgtatattcttgaagttatggccattttttgatgaaaaatgacatattttcaaaaattaattaagcgctttaaacaaaaaacacttcttttattttttcaccaTCGAACAATGAAAATGAGATCTTTTGAATGGAtttaaaagattgaaaatcggtttgcgccattctgaaatatttacatgtaagaaaagcgattttttaagagaaaatcttgCATAACTTTCTTATTTCAAGAGATATAACATTGCCCTCTTCGGAGAAAAAGTGTAAAATCAAAagatctaaaagtgctcggaacaacgtttttgcgagaaatgtccctatgaaaagttataagcaaaaaactgatttttttaaggTCCACCCTAACATCCaagcttcaaaaaatcataactcgtcAACCGTAATAGTTAGgaggttggtttcttcggcaaagttgctccaaattaattgttctaaaactttgtagaacattgtataggtgtatttggaaaaacaaaaaagttgataTACAAATCTTTTaaaccatttggaccaccctaatttcaatttattgactaaataggacacaaattttggaaaaactttcccaaagacaccatatagctaaaATCAATAGTTTCGCCGTAAATAATTTTGTCTAGCTAGATTCGGACctgggaccattgtgcaatgtttgtactaagtgcggttccggttatgatgacatcgaccacgtagcttggcaatgcccggataatgacgcctccagagcgctacttttggatacccttgaggcccgaggtagacaaccctttgttcttgtgagagatgtgttggggacccgcgatgtcacatacatgggatgtattttcgactttcttcgctctgctggtataaaagtttaatttgcttgtgttttcttctccagttttttttctctgttttgtcctctttgtgttaccaagctgctcctggccatccggaagaccaagtcccacaacaagttggtaccaacaccacaaggcaccgaatacgctagcaagatgcgattcactcccggatgagcagcagtgaaacctttggcccaatccttaccctgtccatccctcaaaatgtgaccttttaacctcgagctgccacgagcaCCCTGGTTTCCATCCATTACTaatagatatcattaaaaagttattactctgtataatgtatactataaagtacaaagaaagaccctcggctccgtgaagcgttatacgcgattgagccccaaataaacgaactagataaaaaaaaagagtgTTTGTCCGGGAATCTCTCTTAAAGtgtttccagaatttcttgtagggAGTTTTCAAAGACTCTCGAGACAATCTTCTAGGGTTTGATtaggaattccatcgaggattgCTTTAAGAATATTTCTATAATTTGTGTGCAATGTgtgaaatatccctggagaaatatctgaaaaaaatctacatGGATCTATCGAGACATCCTAGAATATTTCTAATGGAACAGCAGGAGCAATTTCCAAAACAGAGTACacgtagaaatttctgcagaaatcactgaaagaatttctcaaacaattattggagaatctctggaaagaatttccgaagcaacccCTGTACGATTTGTacagaatttttaagaaaaagaAATCTGTAAAACTCGATGGAATAACTTTTGACGAAAACCCTTCGCTGATTTGTAACGAAATACTCAgtagaattcatgcagaaatcttGAGACgttcttttgaatgaatctctgataaaatcccaaatttttgatggaatccctggaggaatttcttcagaacttctttgaaaaatatctggagaaacttctcggacAACACTTagtaaaattcctaaaaaacagAACTTTactggaaaattccaggagacatccattaatgaaatccttggagaatatgCTGATagtattctagaagaaatctgtagaggaacgCATAGATAAGTGTCTTcaaagatttccaaaaaaaaaaacttctaaagaaatttgcgtagaaattcctaggaaaaaaatTTGCATGAATGGAGAACTAATTGAACTTATCCATTAAGTAAACCGGAAAATTTTCAGCGAAAGGAGTAATATTttgaagaaaccctgaaggaatctcagtatGAACTCCTGCCgaattttctgaatgaaatctgaatcactgaaaaaaataaggaatcctcagagaaatttccgatgattttttttttcaaacgaattCAAAGGAAAATTTCTTTAGTAAATCCTGATGGAGgttcggaaggaatccataaaaacaACTACCATAACACTTTGAAGCCGGATTATTTTGCGCTGCTGTCCTAGAACACGCTTGTTATGCTCGGTTGCATCGCCGGGGTCAAACATGACTCCTCCGGCTTCTTGAGaacattcttgagaaatttatgagggaatatctgaagaaagccttggagaaacttcttaaagaatcccgtaaagaattgttgaaaaaaaaatgacggaGGTGTTTCTTtaagaaaccttggtagattttaagaacgacttcctggagtatttttttaaggatcccatccatatttttttcatgaaacccatagaatcttcgaacaaatttatggaggaaccttatcaggaatttaagaaggaatctccggagaaatttaaaaaaataatgcctggaagaatgtctgaatggATGTttgtttgtaagaatttctgaaggagtcagtGAAGTGTTTCTAAActtatccttggaaaaatttctggaggaatcactgattttcttcaacgattctgaatgaaattctggagaaagccaaagatgatttcttgaaagagttcttgtacgaattcttgcaaaaaaactatgaatttcttcgaatgagtgtaattagtttggtaccttttaattccgccctattttgcttatcctttgacagatacgcgtatttcgactacaacttgtaatcttcctcagtgtcagttctgTTTAGAGGTACGAAAAGTCAGTACAAGAAACTAtggatgtttttgcctttctcgtataccaaggtgtaccgaaaggctatacgttcactccaaaaatgaaattttgatagaacccccggagggctaagtcttatataccaatcggctaagctcgacgagttgagatgatgtctgtgtgtatgtatgtgtgtgcgtgtgtatgtgtgtatgtgtacaaaaatgtcacctcacttttggatagtaaatatcatccgatttcaacgcttttgttttcaatcgacgtggaatattgtcccattgtttcctattgaaaatgagttatggccatttaggtgttccggaccggtaccccaggaaggggccagatatgaaattgcaacaaacccatgcatgcgacccatctaaccacggcattttcgattatctgacgaacggtaagcaggaaaatagtcgcagattatatctaaaccggtagtgttccggaaccggttctgggtgtcccgccggaagtggccaaatatgaaagtgaaccaaacccatgcatgcgacacatcaaattgcaggtttttgtataacctgatgaacggtagacaggaaaatagtctcggaccatatctaaaccggtaggataccggaaccggttccaggtgtcccactgtaagtggccaaatgtagaagtgaaacaaacccatgcatacggcacatcaaatcaccgctttttatgtaacctgatgaatggttaacaggaaaatagtctcaggccgtatctgatccggtagtgttccggaaccggttccgggtatcccgccggaagtggccaaatataaaaatgaaccaaacccatgcatgtgacacataaaatcgcagctttttctataacctgatgaacgataaataggaaaatagtcgcagactatatctgtaccggtagtgttgcagaaccggttccggtgtctcaccggaagtggccagatataaaagtgaaacaaacccatgcatgcgacacatcaaatcaccgctttttctgtaacctgatgaatggtaaacaggaaaatagtctcaaaccaatatgatccggtagagttccggaactggttccgggtattccgccggaagtggccaaatataaaagtgacccaaacccatgcatgcgacacatcaaatcgccgctttttctataacctgaggtacggtaagcaggaaaatagtctcagatcatatctgaaccggtagcatcccggaaccggttcctggtgtcccgccggaagtggcctaattcatacatgccaCACATCAAATcttggccttttcgataacttgaacgatcagcaagaaaataagctatgcccatattagaaactactgatagtgttccggaatcgatttgaggtatctcgctgaaagtagccgaatgtaaaagagaaccaaaaaaatattcgcgacacatcaaatggcttttaaggtaacctgatgaacggttaccaagaaaaaatatctcagatcatgcttgggaaaacttgtagtgtcccggaatcggttcccggtgtccctctggatgtggtcaaatgtagaagggaacccaactccatgcatacgcttcatcaaaccgcggttttttcgataagctgataaaaggttttcaagaaaaccagctcagaatacgttagagaccaccgatagtattccacaaccggctTCAGGTGTCCcgacggaattggtcaaatgaaaaaatgaaccatgtaaattttccggaaccggttaagggtgtcccactgaaagtggacatacataaaagtgaatcaaacccatgcttgcggtacatcaaatcgcttttttgtcagtaacttgatgcatggatgataagaaaataggcacaatcaacagaagttactaccggtagtgtttttagttccgggtaaccttggggtaacctgattaacagttctcataaactcagatcacatttgaatataccggtagtgttacggaatcatttccaGGGGtttcgtaagcaatacaaaatataatcagattacataagaggctaccggtggtgttgcagaagcagcgttgggtgctttagcgaaattacgaaagtgaactaaatgaatgcaagcgatagatatgtgtaagagaaccaaaaacctaaaaaaactaaagcgatctcatcaaatcacaccattttagattcttgagacgtaaatttacagtaggatggatcaacgttgtatgaaaaaattaaaatttaagcgcatcagcccggaatATTCTCTCAAaactttatttgcgtctaaaattactacgaAAAATTTTGATTTGGCTGGAGGgcaagctctgtaatgtggttgatatttgaaagtgatatagcattggcaattcaaattactacattacaaattctacatgaattttgcaaccaatgataataaaatatagcataaaatgtgcagataaaactttgtcaaagtgttctgtggaaaaagtttaatcctggctagtaattgtcatcttggtatgaatcagcctccagtgaaggtggtcaagcagtcaactgaaaggactgatactgtcagctctgcccatacgttgaatataacgtcggaataagtgccccaattcgatgatgaccttgataaaattcttgattttctaaataatgtattctcatgattcagaaattcgtaggtggtatagTCCCTGATCGCTGTTttgagcatttcccccttctcgtccattaccaaagcacagagatttggggctgatcactgaatctaaggcaagattgattgcgtcgacggaaagatcatgagtacatattcgacgagaaaggcactatccccactaggtggataaatctggttttttttttaagaaaacccatGTAAGCTTTACTAGAggagttttttgaggaattcctgagggattctctaacgaaaatttaaaaagcgaaaggaattcctggaggttttcttaagaaatctttggagcaatttcggaaggaatctagaaaaaaaactgcACAAAAAAGTTCCTTAATTAATCTGTGaggtaatctctagaaaactttaaGGAACATTCGTAATGAAACAAAgatttttcttaaggaatcaaaTGGAAAAATTGATAATTTAAATAACTAAAACAGACGCTATGAAATAAACAGAGAGTGCCATCGTAGTCTTGTGTTTCGATGTATTTACATACCTCCACTGCTGTAGTTTTGATGCAgtgagcactatcaaagttactaaaataataaaaaaaaaacatcaaagtagCCGTCAATGAAtggttcctgaaggatttctcagagaaGGTCGTTGCTGGCAGAATATCCTTAAAATTCCTTGGATGATTCTGTGAAGGAttcgctggaggaacttctgaaggaatacttgtaagACATCAATAACTTTCTGATgtgttttttttccagagatggcatttcaccgtagcgattcactgcggcgtcagtttatcgaccacactggggataggaacatttttcaccacaccaagaagccagtttctcttgttttgggtggtaggtagaccaagcgctagtgcgtgctcttgctcgtccgccttggatcgagtgtggctcactctttcgcgcgcatcgctctccggcgctctcccgtgttttcacccagcagtcaccgaattatcaccatggtgtcgccggggcgagaactctccggcgtttcaccgcagcgcgcactctggcgcaaaaacctcactggagcgcgcacccgggtgattttttacactttcaccgaagagaatttgaaatcgctctcgccgcactgttgtgtggcctagtgctcagggagctaagagatttatttctacccaccaagcttgcgcgcatccgaatcgcagtggtggatccacatataagagaagggctcctgttcagatgcacagcgtgagtggtgtattttctatttctctttcccacactgaggatatggacatctctgtttTTTTCTATAGGGTTTTTACCCCATTCCCGGCAcaaaaggtaaacaaaattgtaccTACATTatataaattcacaacgaaattaCCGTTTTCGTCcgcttcttccatctgaatcagataccttattgcgtgaagtTGTTGTTAAccgtgattgttgtgaagattttctgacgGAGAGTtggttttgaacgagtttactgcacctagtccagcgccaattctcggcaccagtgccgaacttccagcaaaatcaaaatttaatgggaaatcacttcagcacccatctttgtgctgctgAAGTGAACTCATCTGCATATCTGCATGTAACAGTTGTTTTGAGttgttgtgcggcttcagagtaaaAGTGTAGCGCATTTACTGTGGATCCGATTACGGGAGATAAAAActtacggaagtgcgtttggaaaatatgcggcaagtgatattatGATTTGATTTGCTGTGAGGTACCGGGAATTGACGCGGttacccaagtagttcgaaatcctatgttgtttttgttgttgtggtAATTATTTAGATAGCCAGCCGTTCACCCATGGCGTACGAAAAAGGCAAATTGAATTTGCGTAGACAGACTGCTTAAAGAACATAGATGTACAAAGCGTGGACCTAACTCGTGAAAAACCGTGAGAAGATAACTTCCAGAGCTCGCTCCGCAAACGAAACGAAACTGCCAATAACGGAATCGATAAATTTGCATAAAGTAGGTACCTACGTGAAAAGGCTGTGGGAGTTCGCCACCGCTCTTGGTCGTGGTCAAGAAGTCACACAAACGCCTACTGCGATTCTCACCAGCAAGCCAAAGATTAGACATGTGTCATCTAATTTTACAACCTCGTTGCCATTGAGAAAGGTGTGGTCTCGTAGGAAAGAAACGTGCGATGCTTCTCTTGAACCACCTGAGAAGCCGGAGAAGCCAGTCAGTGCAGTGCAGTAGTCGTCCCAATTCCCGAGTCCAGGGGAAAGCTGCACTTGGACTCGTGTCTGGATGCAGATAGATGCATCAGTGCACGGCTGATGCCGGCCAACTTGCTAGGCGGCTGGCAGCAAGTGGAATATAAATCACTCTCGTTTTCATTTACTAGTAGGATATTTATATGCACGTGGTGGCAAAGCCCGGCGCTTCCCCGTGATGTGACTAGCCATAACCCATCAACCAGTCGCTTATTGTTATGATTATTGCGTAATAGTCTACACAACCTCGCACTTCTTACTACGGTGCATCCAAGTTGGAGCAGGCGTTGCAGTTTGCAGCCAACTGAGCCCGACCGCACGTAAAAGGTCACCACATTACCGCAGCAACCGATGCAAACCGTCAAAACAAATAGCTCACTTAGATCAATGTCAACCGGCGATGCGACGGTCGCAGCGCAACGCCCACTAGATTATGTCAACTGTCAGGCACCTCTTTCGCGACGAGATATCGATCATCATCGGTGAAGTTACAAGTGCGCGC includes:
- the LOC109421473 gene encoding uncharacterized protein LOC109421473; translated protein: MALVPLQLIGRISEHERDIFWKNDLPSSVSLCRPIKLIFLKESAQLTRNEVEKVRDQIKNLRPTEILQDGRTITVYSSLILSMMDTKVVNDLTETNSQSCSFCGKSGKNLNDATNDLNETNAEKFSRGFSPLHCYIRTMELFLKVAYRLEMEKPTWRVAKSNEAVRQREATIRAEIKRRLGLRISEPLPSGGNSNDGNTSRTFFKEWRTICEITGLNEDLLERMYIILVIINCKSDINVEVFQNYLETTRKLYISLYGWYPLSPTLHKILVHGGAIAKHSTVPVGMLSEEALETRNKSIRKFREFHSRKFSRTANIEDVFQRLLLTSDPVISLMNRKNSDSPLNSLPAKAQELVILN
- the LOC109400027 gene encoding uncharacterized protein LOC109400027, translating into MELFLKVAYRLKMEKPTWRVAKSNEAVRQREATIRAEIKRRLGLRISEPLPSGGNSNDGNTSRTFFKEWRTICEITGLNEDLLERMYIILVIINCKSDINVEVFQNYLETTRKLYISLYGWYPLSPTLHKILVHGGAIAKHSTVPVGMLSEEALETRNKSIRKFREFHSRKFSRTANIEDVFQRLLLTSDPVISLMNRKNSDSPLNSLPAKAQELVILN